Proteins found in one Cloacibacillus sp. genomic segment:
- a CDS encoding efflux RND transporter periplasmic adaptor subunit, translated as MENKRRGGLKYKFAAIAAVIAIAASAGYYYISNIENEIKYKTAAAAKMDIRSSIQATGTLSPVETVDVGTQISGTIKELYFDYNSRVKAGELIAVIDNAAQKAEVAQAAASVASARADAANSQAALDVAAKNLARTRELAKRDLIAKADVDADTSTWLKAKASLAASYAKVDQYRATLDKAQINLNYTKIYSPVDGVVVAKNVEEGQTVAASYQTPSIAEIARDLTQMQVEVKVDEADIGGVHEGQKAVFNVDTFPNDSFTGKVTQVRLSPSTSDNVVTYTVIVKVSNPDGRLLPGMTANVSLILETRDDVLAVPNSAFRFKPPAKSGGADMGPGPGGPGGRKENVAAASKPSVYLLDKKGKPVRTEVKKGITDGQYTEIVSGLKEGDRVVTGIIVKKEEK; from the coding sequence ATGGAGAATAAACGCAGAGGCGGCCTTAAATATAAATTCGCGGCCATAGCCGCCGTCATAGCGATAGCCGCATCCGCCGGCTATTATTACATCTCAAACATAGAGAACGAGATCAAATACAAGACGGCTGCTGCGGCCAAGATGGACATCCGCTCTTCAATACAGGCGACGGGGACTTTGAGCCCGGTCGAGACGGTTGACGTTGGAACGCAGATATCTGGCACCATAAAAGAACTTTACTTTGACTACAACAGCCGCGTAAAGGCGGGAGAGCTTATAGCGGTCATAGACAACGCCGCGCAGAAGGCGGAGGTGGCGCAGGCTGCAGCAAGCGTCGCCTCCGCGCGCGCGGACGCCGCGAACAGTCAGGCGGCGCTTGACGTAGCCGCGAAAAATCTTGCGCGCACACGCGAGCTTGCGAAGCGCGACCTCATAGCTAAGGCAGACGTAGACGCCGACACCAGCACATGGCTCAAGGCGAAGGCGTCGCTTGCCGCCTCATACGCGAAGGTTGACCAGTACAGAGCTACGCTCGACAAGGCTCAGATAAATCTCAACTACACAAAAATATATTCTCCGGTAGACGGCGTAGTAGTCGCGAAAAACGTGGAGGAGGGCCAGACCGTGGCGGCGAGCTATCAGACGCCCTCCATAGCGGAGATTGCGCGCGACCTGACGCAGATGCAGGTAGAGGTCAAGGTGGACGAAGCTGATATCGGAGGCGTCCACGAAGGGCAGAAGGCCGTGTTCAACGTAGACACCTTCCCTAACGACAGCTTCACCGGCAAAGTGACGCAGGTGCGTCTGTCGCCCTCCACCTCGGACAACGTCGTCACCTACACCGTCATCGTCAAAGTATCAAACCCCGACGGCAGGCTGCTGCCCGGCATGACGGCAAATGTTTCGCTGATTTTAGAAACGCGCGACGACGTGCTTGCCGTGCCAAACAGCGCCTTCCGCTTCAAACCTCCGGCAAAAAGCGGCGGCGCCGATATGGGCCCCGGCCCGGGAGGCCCCGGCGGCAGAAAAGAGAATGTGGCCGCCGCATCGAAGCCGTCAGTCTATCTGCTTGACAAAAAGGGCAAGCCGGTGAGGACTGAGGTCAAAAAGGGCATCACGGACGGACAGTATACCGAGATAGTCTCAGGTTTAAAAGAGGGCGACAGAGTCGTCACAGGCATAATCGTCAAAAAAGAGGAAAAATAG
- a CDS encoding TolC family protein, translating into MMIKKLAASLAALALFLSAGAGHAAPLTIDECLAMAMEKNPSLTAAREKVNSQRATIGQAASTGRPQLSAGSSYTRGGTGASADNNSGSYSTGVKAEQSITDWGRRDAKVRGAQLSTEAASHDYYSTRETVIENVYAAYYGLNRSVRENAVAKSRYDNFAKRLKWAKAYYEVGTKPKIEVTKAEADLAASKLAIVKSQAAAEQYKAQLADAMGVPALAIAEVTDIIDYEDWNIGFEAAMARAMKERPELLAKQKRVEYAGTNLTVQMKGLSPSLSASAGYDVYGSSPVENNEWSTKLSLTVPLSDGGLTKSKTEQARADLRTAQAELQSLTNTVTLEIRQALAALAEAKEALASSLEAERSAKATLDLAEGRYAAGVGSNLEISDAIDSYALARSNTVLALYSCKTARLGVEKAMGGLKYGE; encoded by the coding sequence ATGATGATAAAAAAACTGGCGGCTTCGCTTGCGGCGCTTGCGCTTTTTTTGAGCGCGGGGGCTGGGCACGCTGCGCCGCTTACAATAGATGAATGTCTTGCCATGGCGATGGAAAAAAATCCGAGCCTCACGGCGGCGCGTGAAAAGGTAAATTCGCAGCGCGCGACGATAGGACAGGCGGCCTCGACCGGTCGTCCTCAGCTTTCAGCGGGAAGCTCCTACACGCGCGGCGGCACAGGTGCGAGCGCCGACAATAACTCCGGCAGCTACTCCACCGGCGTCAAGGCCGAACAGTCGATAACGGACTGGGGACGCCGCGACGCAAAAGTCAGGGGCGCGCAGCTTTCAACGGAGGCGGCGTCGCATGATTATTATTCAACGCGTGAGACGGTAATAGAGAACGTATACGCGGCCTACTACGGTTTGAACCGTTCGGTGCGCGAGAACGCGGTGGCCAAGAGCCGCTACGACAATTTTGCAAAGCGCCTTAAATGGGCCAAGGCCTACTACGAAGTGGGCACAAAACCTAAAATAGAGGTTACGAAGGCGGAGGCTGACCTCGCCGCGTCAAAGCTGGCGATAGTAAAAAGTCAGGCGGCGGCGGAGCAGTACAAGGCGCAGCTTGCCGACGCGATGGGCGTTCCCGCCCTTGCCATCGCCGAAGTGACCGACATAATAGATTACGAAGATTGGAACATCGGCTTTGAGGCGGCGATGGCCCGCGCAATGAAGGAGCGCCCTGAACTGCTTGCGAAGCAAAAACGCGTGGAGTACGCCGGCACGAACCTCACGGTGCAGATGAAGGGTCTTTCTCCGTCGTTGTCCGCCTCGGCCGGTTACGACGTATACGGATCTTCTCCGGTGGAAAACAACGAATGGAGCACTAAGCTGTCGCTCACGGTGCCGCTTTCTGACGGCGGCCTCACCAAAAGCAAAACGGAACAGGCAAGAGCCGACCTGCGCACGGCGCAGGCGGAGCTTCAAAGCCTTACGAACACCGTAACGCTTGAGATACGTCAGGCGCTCGCCGCGCTTGCCGAAGCAAAAGAGGCGCTCGCATCATCGTTGGAGGCGGAGCGCAGCGCAAAGGCGACGCTCGACCTCGCTGAAGGCCGCTACGCCGCCGGTGTAGGCAGCAACCTTGAAATTTCAGACGCCATAGACAGCTACGCGCTCGCGCGCTCAAACACAGTGCTTGCGCTCTACAGCTGCAAGACGGCGCGGCTAGGCGTCGAAAAGGCCATGGGAGGACTTAAATATGGAGAATAA